GCACTGCGCGTCGTGCACCTTCAGCGCGTCGGTCAACTGTGCGGCCACCAAATCCGTAGCGTCACACGTGCTGATCAGCAGCCAGGCGCCGGGTTCGGCGTGGCTGTTTTCGGGCAGCTCACGTTCGTGCCATTCGATGCTCAGCAGCCGCTCACCCAAAACCCGGGCACGTTCGCTGGCCTGCGACGCGCCGGTACCCAACTGCAGCCCACGCACCGCCAACACCACCGCGCCGTGCTCGTCCAACACGTCCAGGTCGGCTTCCACGCCCACACCGCACGCGGTCACCGTCGTGCAGCAGTACCGGGCATGACGGGCCGACCCATAGGACCGCAACCGCCGCACACCCAACGGCAGCAACAAACCACCGTCGGCCATACCCTGGACGGCGGGATGAGCCGCCACCGACTGGAAGCACGCATCCAGCAGCACGGGATGCACGCCGTAAGCTTTGACCTGCGAGCGAAGCGGGCCCGGTAGGTTGACCTCGGCCAGCACCGTGTCGCCGGCCCCTTCGGCGATGTACGCGTCAACCAGACCCGCAAAAGCCGGCCCTAAGCGATGACCACGCTTGTCCAGCCATTGCCGAACCTCGGCGCCGTCCACCTTGTGGGGATGGCTGGCCAGCAGTTCGGCGATGTTTTTCTGGGGTGGCTGGTCCGGGGCGTCGTCGGCTTCCCGGACAACGTGCAGAACCGCGGCGAGTTGCCGTGTGTACCTACCATCATGGCTGGTCTCTACTGTGAGTGGGACAACGCCGGGGGCTTCTACCGTGGCGGTGACGCCGATGGGGGTTTCGTCGTCGAGCAGCAACATCTGCTCGAATCGGATGTCGCGGACTTCGGAGGCTTCGCCGAGGACGGCGCGGGCTGCGGCCAACGCCATCTCGCAGTAGGCGGCTCCCGGAAGGGCGGCCGCGCCGTGGATTTGGTGATCGGCCAGCCAGGGTTGTGTCACGGTGCCGACCTCGCCCTGCCAGACGTGGCGTTCCGGCTCCTCGGGCAGGCGCACGTGGGAGCCCAGCAATGGGTGTACGGCGACGGTATTGGCGTGGGCGATGCGACGGGTCGTGTCGTCGAGCAGCAGACGACGGTGGTTCCATGTGGGCAGTGGTGCGTTGATCAGTCGGCCGGTGGGGTAGAGCACGGCGAAGTCGACGGCGGCGCCGGCGGCGTAGAGGTCGCCGGCCAGTGCGCGCAGCCCGTGGGGCAGTGGTTGTTCGCGGCGCATGCCGGCCAGCGCAGCCGCGGACATGTCGAGGCTGCGGGCGGTCTGGTCGACCGCGTGGGTCAGCAGGGGGTGGGGGGTCAGCTCGGTGAAGACCCGGTAGCCGTCTTCGAGGGCGGCTTGCACCGCCGCGGCGAAGCGTACGGTGTGGCGCAGGTTGTCCACCCAGTAGTAGGCGTCGCAGTAGGGCTCCTCGCGCGGGTCGAACGAGGTCGCCGAGTAGTAGGGGATTTCCGGTTGCAGCGGGCTGATTTCGGCGAGCGCTTCGGCCAGTTCGTCGAGGATCGGGTCGACCTGCGGGGAGTGCGATGCTACGTCGACGGCCACCTCACGGGCCAGCACGTCGCGTTGCTCCCAGGCGGCCACCAGGTCGCGTACCGTCTGGGTGGCCCCGCCGATCACGGTGGACTGCGGGGAGGCCACCACCGCGACCACGGCGTCGTTGACGCCGCGCGCCATCAACTCCGAAAGCACTTGTTGAGCAGGCAGTTCCACCGATGCCATGGCGCCGGCGCCGGCGATACGGGTCATCAGCGCCGACCGCCGGCAGATGACGCGCACTCCGTCTTCGAGGCAGAGCGCGCCGGCGACCACCGCGGCCGCGGACTCGCCCAGCGAGTGGCCGATGACCGCGCCGGGCGCTACGCCGTAGGACTTCATTGTGGCCGCCAGCGCGACCTGCATGGCAAACAGGGTCGGTTGCACCCGGTCGATGCCGGTCACGACCTCGGGGGCGGTCATGGCTTCGGTCACCGAGAAGCCGGATTCCGCGGCGATCAGTGGTTCGATCGCGGCGATGGTGGCGGCGAATACCGGTTCGGTGGCCAGCAGGTCGGCGCCCATGCCCGCCCATTGCGAGCCTTGCCCGGAGAACACCCAGACCGGTCCGCGGTCGTCTTGGCCGACCGCGGGTGGGTAGGGGGGTTCGCCGGTGGCGACTTCCCGCAGCGCCTCGGTCAGCTCCGCGGTGGTGGCGGCCAGTACGGCGGTGCGCACCGGCCGGTGTCCGCGCCGGCGGGCCAGGGTGTAGGCCAGATCCGCCGGCGCCAGCTCGGGTCCTTGGGCGTCGACCCAATCGGCCAGCCGCGCGGCGGTCTGCCGCAGCGCGTCCTGCGAGCTGGCCGACAGCGCGAACAGCAGCGCGCCGTCGATACCGGGTGTGGCCGGGGTGTCGCCTGGTGCACCGGATTCGGGGGCTGGCACCGGTGCCTGCTCGACAATGGCGTGCACATTGGTGCCCGTCATGCCATACGACGACACCGCCGCGCGCCGGGGCGTTTCTTGATCGGCGCCGGGCCACGGCGTAATCTCTTGCGGCACAAACAGGTTGGTTTCGATTGCGGCAAGCTTGTCAGGCAGGGCCGTGAAGTGCAGATTCTGTGGGACCACGCCGTGTTGGAGGGCCAGGACCGCCTTCATCAGTCCCAGCGCTCCAGCGGCCGACTGGGTGTGGCCGAAATTGGTCTTCACCGATGCCAGCGCGCAGGGGCCGTCGTTGCCGTATACCTCGGCCAGGCTGGCGTATTCGATGGGGTCACCCACCGGGGTGCCCGGGCCGTGCGCCTCGACCATGCCCACCGTAGCCGGGTCCACACCGGCCACATCCAACGCCTCCCGATACGCCGCGACCTGCGCGGACCGTGATGGTGTCGCGATATTGACGGTGTGGCCGTCTTGGTTGGCGGCCGTGCCACGAATTACGGCCAGGATCCGGTCCCCATCGGCCAGCGCATCCGGCAACCGCTTGAGCGCCAACATGACACAACCCTCACCGGAGACGAAACCGTCCGCGGAAACGTCGAACGCATGACAGCGCCCGGTCGCAGACAACATGCCCAACGCCGAGCCCGAGGCGAACCGCCGCGGTTCGAGCATCACGTAGACACCGCCGGCTAGCGCAATGTCGCTTTCGCCGTCGTGCAGGCTACGACAAGCCAGGTGGATAGCGGTGAGGCCAGACGAGCATGCGGTATCTACCGTGATCGCGGGACCCTGCAAGCCCATGGCGTACGCCACCCGCCCGGATGCGAAGCAGGCATTGGTGCCCGTGTTGCCGTACGGCCCTTCGAAAGTCTGGTTGTCGGCGTGTACCAATATGTAGTCGGTATGAACCAACCCCACGAAAACCCCTGTCCGCGAGGCCATCTGGTTCGGTGTTAGGCCGCCGTGCTCCATGGCTTCCCAGGAGGTTTCCAGCAACAAGCGGTGCTGCGGATCGATCGCTATCGCTTCTTTCTCCCCGATCCCGAAGAACTCGGGATCAAAGTCGCCGACGTTATCGAGGTACGCGCCCCATTTGCAGTCGGTGCGTCCGGGCACGCCGGGTTCGGGGTCGTAGTACTCGTCGATGTCCCAGCGGTCGGCGGGGATCTCGGTGACCAGATCGTCGCCCCGCAGCAACGCCTCCCACAACCGATCGGGTGAGTCGATGCCCCCCGGCAGCCGGCACCCCATACCAATGACAGCTACCGGCGTAACACGTGTCCTATCCACGGTCTTTGTTCTCTCCTTACCCACGGTTCAAGCTTTTGCCAGCGGCGTATCGTCGAACTTCGGTCCGGGTTGATAGAACCGCAGCACCAAACGCACCCACCGACCCCCACGCTTCACGCCAACCCTTTAGTTCATTGGCGTGAACAGCAGCGTAGCCGGTTGCCCCGATATATGTGGAAAAATCGTTCGGACGTACAAAAAAAGTTCCTGACGCTGGCGTCAACTCGAAACTGCCTCGGAAGTCATGATTGATTCATCAGTCAATATTAAAGTCGCAGCTCACAACTATAATACGCCGGTGCAGCGGACAATTGCGGAAGCGCCGGACGCCTCGCGGTCCGATGTCGCCTTTCCCTGCCTCGTCGTCAATATCTGATGGTGGACGACCGCCCGTGCCGGACCGGCTTAGGTAGCCAGCCGGGCTTCGCGCCACGCAATTTGCCTAGTCGTGAAAGACGGATTGCCGAAGTGTCGAAGGCAACCCGAACTCCGATGTTCAGGTTATGCCAATTGGTGCCCGGAAATCCCCGAAATCGAAAATGTTACGTGCAGGTTTCACTGGACGGATCAAGGCCGTCGTCGCTGAAGCTGGGCGGCTGGGGCGACATCGCGCGATCCGCCCTCGGCGATGCGCACGTACGCCGATTGCATCGTCTCTGGATGCCGCGCGATCGAGCCCTGCGCGATCGGACTACTGGGGGACAACGCGGTGACGGTGCTCTCCTCGTGAAACTTGTTGACCCACATGCACGCTTGCGCGCCGATCCAGCCATCGCCGAATACTCTGGCATTCATCCGGTCCAGTTGTATTGCGATGACCGCAGACAGCAGAAGCGCGCCGGCCGGCATCGAGGCACGACGGGAACGGAAGCCGCCACCTAGAGGATCCAACGAGCATCTATGCTTTTCCCTTCCCACGGCCGCGCGTGAGGCATCCTCGCTGTGCAGCACCGCCAGGTCAGGGATCAACGCGCCGACTATTTCTCCGTCGATGTGGCTGGACTGCACCTGCTCCGTCTCTCTTTGCTGCCACCAGCGCCAGGTTGGTTGTGGAAGCTGAGTCACCGTCGGGCGAAACCGTCAGCGTTGACGAAGCGTTAGAGGTAGTGTGCTGCCGTGGTCGCGTCTTCGATTCCCACCGCGCTGCGCGAGCGCGCCAGTGTGCACCCCAATGGTGCGGCCATCACCTACATCGATTACGAGCAGGACTGGGCCGGTGTTGCCGAAACCCTGACCTGGTCTCAGTTGTATCGGCGAATGCTCAATGTCGCCGAGCCGCTCCGGCATGTGGGGGCGACCGGTGATCGGGCAGTGATACTGGCACCGCAGGGAATCGAATACGTCGTTGGATTTCTCGGCGCGTTGCAGGCCGGACGTATCGCGGTTCCGCTGCCGGTTCCACATGCCGGCGCCCACGATGAGCGTACGATTTCGGTGCTAAGCGACACTTCGCCCGCTGTCATTCTGACGACGTCGGGGGCCGTTGACGATGTCAGAGAATGCGCTCAGCCACAGCCAGGCCAGTCCGCACCATCAATCGTTGAGCTTGATTTGCTGGACTTAGATTCTCGGCAGCGCTCCCGCAGCCCTGGCGCGCGCCCAACCGGCAGGGATACGCCGGAAACCGCGTATTTGCAATATACTTCGGGATCCACCCGTACGCCGGCCGGTGTCATGGTCTCGAACAAAAATGTCTTCGCCAATTTCGAGCAGATCGTGGCCGACTTCTTTGCGCCCGAGGGGGGCGTCGTCCCGCCGGACCTCACTGTGGTGTCTTGGCTGCCGCTGTACCACGACATGGGTCTTCTATTAGGCGCGATCATGCCGATCCTGGCGGGTGTACCCACCGTGTTGACGAGTCCGGTGGGGTTCCTTCAGCGGCCGGCTCGATGGATACAACTGCTGGCACGTAACGGTCGCACGATTTCGGCAGGACCGAATTTCGCTTTCGAATTGGCGGTGCGTAAGACGTCAGACGACGACATGGACGGACTTGACCTCGCCGGCGTGCACACCATCCTCAACGGCAGCGAGCGAGTACACCCGGCGACCCTCAAACGATTTGCTGAACGGTTCGGCCGCTTTAATTTTGCCGCCGCGGCGCTGCGGCCCGCGTATGGCATGGCGGAAGCAACGGTGTACATAGCGACCCGTAATGTGAACGAACCACCAGAAATCGTCGACTTCGAATCCGAGAAACTGCCTGCGGGCCAAGCGATCCGGTGCCCGAGCGGAAGCGGCACACCGCTGGTCAGCTACGGCGTCCCACGGTCACAGCTAGTGCGCATCGTTGATCCAGACACGTGTATCGAGTGTCCGCAGGGATCGGTCGGTGAGATCTGGGTGCAAGGTGGCAACGTTGCGTCCGGCTATTGGCACAAACCCGAGGAGAGCAAGCGCACGTTTGGCGCCAGGATTGTCACCCCTTCGGCGGGCACACCCGAAGCGCCTTGGCTGCGAACCGGGGATTCGGGTTTCGTCTCCGGCGGCGAGCTGTTCATCATCGGCCGCATCAAGGACCTCTTGATTGTGTATGGGCGCAACCACGCTCCCGACGACATCGAGGCGACCATCCAGGAGATAACCTCCGGCCGCTGTGCGGCGATCGCGGTCCCCGACCACGGCACCGAAAAGCTGGTCGCGATTATCGAACTCAAGAAACGGGGAGACTCCGACGAGGATGTGGCGGACCGGCTGCGCATCGTCAAGCGTGACGTCGCCGCGGCGATATTTGATTCGCACGGTCTGAGCGTGGCCGATCTCGTTCTGGTGTCGCCCGGGTCGATTCCCATCACCACCAGCGGCAAGATCAGGCGGGCACAGTGCGTCCAGCTTTACCGACGGCGTGAGTTCACCCGGTTAGACGCTTGACTGCATCGTTGGAGCTTGTTTTCCATTGTGCTACAACCGGTTTGCTGTCTCTGTGGCCCAGTGTTAGTGGGCCGCTCGGCATTGACTGAGCACGACACGATTCCTAGTGTGCTGGTATGTCGGACGGCGCGGTGGTACGGGCATTGGTATTGGAGGCGCCGCGCAGGCTGGTCGTGCGCCAGTACCGGCTGCCGCGCATCGGCGATGATGACGCACTAGTGCGAGTAGAGGCCTGCGGGCTGTGCGGCACCGATCACGAGCAATACACGGGCGAGCTGGCCGGTGGGTTTGCCTTCGTACCTGGCCACGAGACGGTCGGGACGATTGCGGCCATCGGTCCGCGGGCGGAGCAGCGGTGGGGCGTGTCGGCCGGCGACCGAGTAGCCGTCGAGGTATTCCAGTCGTGTCGGCAGTGCGCTAACTGTCGTGGCGGCGAGTACCGGCGTTGTGTACGGCATGGCCTCGCTGACATGTACGGGTTCATCCCGGTTGACCGAGAGCCTGGCCTGTGGGGCGGTTACGCCGAATATCAGTACCTGGCGCCGGATTCGATGGTGTTGCGGGTGGCCGGTGACCTCAGCCCGGAAGTGGCCACCTTGTTCAACCCGCTGGGGGCGGGAATACGTTGGGGAGTAACGATTCCCGAAACCAAACCGGGCGACGTCGTGGCGGTGCTGGGTCCAGGAATCCGGGGGCTGTGCGCCGCCGCGGCGGCAAAAGGGGCCGGTGCCGGGTTCGTGATGGTGACCGGGTTGGGACCCCGTGACGCCGACCGGTTGGCGCTGGCGGCACAGTTCGGAGCCGACCTCGCCGTCGATGTTGCGATCGATGACCCGGTCGCCGCCCTGACCGAACAGACCGGTGGGCTGGCAGACGTCGTTGTCGACGTGACCGCCAAGGCGCCAGCGGCATTCGCACAGGCGATAGCGCTAGCCCGGCCCGCCGGGACCGTTGTTGTCGCCGGCACCCGGGGCGTGGGCAGCGGGGCACCGGGATTTTCGCCCGACGTCGTTGTGTTCAAGGAGCTGCGTGTGCTTGGCGCCCTCGGCGTAGACGCCACCGCCTACCGGGCCGCGCTTGATCTGTTGGTGTCCGGTCGATACCCCTTCGCAAGCCTGCCTCGCCGCTGCGTGCGGCTCGAAGGCGCCGAGGATCTGCTGGCTACCATGGCCGGTGAACGCGACGGTGTCCCGCCTATCCACGGAGTGCTCACACCATGACAACATCCCGCGTGCCCCTGTTGCCGGTCGACGAGGCCAAAGCTGCTGCCGACGAAGCGGGCGTGCCCGACTACATGGCTGAGCTCAGCATCTTCCAAGTGTTGCTGAATCATCCGCGACTAGCGCGGACCTTCAACGACCTGCTCGCCACCATGCTGTGGCACGGGACCCTGGACTCACGGTTGCGTGAGTTGGTGATCATGCGGATTGGTTGGCTCACCGACTGTGACTACGAATGGACCCAACACTGGCGGGTTGCTTCAGGGCTTGGCGTGTCGGCCGACGATCTGCTCGGTGTACGGGATTGGCAAGGGTACAACGGGTTCGGGCCCGCTGAGCAGGCCGTCCTGGCGGCCACCGATGACGTGGTGCGCGAGGGCGCGGTGAGTGCGCAGAGCTGGTCGGCTTGCGAGCGGGAATTACATTGCGACAAAGTGGTTCTCATCGAACTCGTTACGGTGATAAGCGCATGGCGAATGGTCGCTTCGATCCTGCACAGCCTCGAGGTCCCACTGGAAGACGGCGTTTCCAGCTGGCCGCCCGACGGCCTTTCGCCAAGGTGACTGCGCCGAGCGTGTAACCATGGCGAGATTCCGCCGGCGATTTTTCCGCCCTGAGTGCACGTTCGGCGCAGAAGCACTAGACGATCCGGTAGGTCTGCACAGCGTGAGCGACGATGTTCCCGTCGGGATCGGTTGCGGTGATCTCGGTAAAGGTGAGTTCCTTGCGGCGTCGGGCAGTGCGCGCATGACAGAGCAAGTCACACCGCTTGGCGGCGCCGGTGTACTGGATGCTCATCGCGACCGTGGCGGCGCGGGTGCCCCTGTCGAAGTCGTGGTTCGACCAAGCGGCGGCGGCACCGGCGGTGTCCATCACCGACGCGATCACCCCACCGTGAAAGTAGGTGCCGTCATTGGTGAGGTCGGTGCGAAACGGGAGTCGGATCACGACGTCGTCGGGTTCGTAGCGTTCGAACACGATGCCGAGCCCGCCGATGAACGGCGTCCTCGGCATCAGCTCACGCACCGCCTGGCGACGTTTGTGCTGCTCTTGGGCGGTCAACGGGTCGGACATGGCAGGTAATCTACCCTATTAGATTGACATATCAATCAATAACTCTTAGCGTCGTCGCAATGCGGACCAGAGTCGCCGAGCTGCTCGGTGCTGAGTTTCCAATATGCGCGTTCAGCCACTGCCGGGATGTGGTGGCGGCGGTGTCCAATGCGGGCGGGTTCGGGATCCTCGGTGCCGTCGCACATAGCCCCAAACGGCTGGAGAGCGAGCTGACCTGGATCGAGGAGCACACGGGTGGCAAGCCGTACGGAGTCGACGTGCTGCTGCCGCCCAAATACATCGGCGCCGAGCAAGGCGGTATCGATGCCCAGCAGGCCCGGGAGCTCATACCCGAAGGGCATCGCACCTTCGTCGACGACTTGCTGGTTCGCTATGGCATCCCCGCGGTCACCGACCGGCAGCGTTCGTCCTCGGCCGGTGGGCTGCACATCTCGCCCAAGGGTTATCAGCCGTTGCTGGATGTGGCCTTCGCCCATGACATCCGGTTGATCGCCAGCGCGCTCGGGCCGCCGCCACCGGATCTCGTGGAGCGCGCCCACAACCATGACGTGCTGGTTGCCGCCCTAGCCGGCACGGCGCAGCACGCGCGGCGACACGCGGCTGCGGGTGTTGACCTGATCGTCGCGCAGGGCACCGAGGCCGGAGGCCACACCGGCGAGGTGGCGACCATGGTTCTGGTTCCCGAAGTCGTCGATGCGGTGTCGCCAACGCCGGTGCTGGCCGCGGGCGGGATCGCCCGTGGCCGCCAGATCGCTGCGGCGTTGGCCCTGGGGGCGGAAGGCGTCTGGTGCGGGTCGGTCTGGTTGACCACCGAAGAAGCCGAAACGCCCCCGGTGGTCAAGGACAAGTTTCTGGCCGCAACATCCTCGGACACGGTGCGGTCCCGGTCGCTAACCGGCAAGCCGGCGCGCATGCTGCGCACGGCCTGGACCGACGAATGGGATCGGCCTGACAGCCCCGACCCGCTTGGCATGCCGCTGCAGAGCGCGCTGGTCAGCGACCCGCAGTTGCGCATCAACCAGGCCGCCGGCCAGCCCGGGGCCAAGGCTCGTGAGCTGGCGACCTACTTCGTCGGACAGGTCGTCGGCTCACTCGACCGGGTGCGGTCGGCCCGCTCGGTGGTGCTTGACATGGTCGAGGAGTTCATCGACACCGTCGGGCAACTGCAGGGGTTGGTGCAAAGGTGAGCCGCGCTAGCGCGCGGCGGCGCCGAGCGGTCAGCGATGAGGACAAGTCGCAACGGCGCGACGAGATCTTGGCCGCGGCCAAAATAGTGTTTGCTCACAAGGGTTTTCATGCCACCACCGTCGCAGACATCGCCAAGCAGGCCGGCCTGGCGTACGGGCTGATCTACTGGTACTTCGACTCCAAGGACGACTTGTTCCACGCCTTGATGGCCGGTGAAGAGGAGGCGCTGCGCGCGCATGTCGCGGCCGAACTGGCCCGCGTTGGC
Above is a window of Mycobacterium tuberculosis H37Rv DNA encoding:
- the pks5 gene encoding polyketide synthase — encoded protein: MGKERTKTVDRTRVTPVAVIGMGCRLPGGIDSPDRLWEALLRGDDLVTEIPADRWDIDEYYDPEPGVPGRTDCKWGAYLDNVGDFDPEFFGIGEKEAIAIDPQHRLLLETSWEAMEHGGLTPNQMASRTGVFVGLVHTDYILVHADNQTFEGPYGNTGTNACFASGRVAYAMGLQGPAITVDTACSSGLTAIHLACRSLHDGESDIALAGGVYVMLEPRRFASGSALGMLSATGRCHAFDVSADGFVSGEGCVMLALKRLPDALADGDRILAVIRGTAANQDGHTVNIATPSRSAQVAAYREALDVAGVDPATVGMVEAHGPGTPVGDPIEYASLAEVYGNDGPCALASVKTNFGHTQSAAGALGLMKAVLALQHGVVPQNLHFTALPDKLAAIETNLFVPQEITPWPGADQETPRRAAVSSYGMTGTNVHAIVEQAPVPAPESGAPGDTPATPGIDGALLFALSASSQDALRQTAARLADWVDAQGPELAPADLAYTLARRRGHRPVRTAVLAATTAELTEALREVATGEPPYPPAVGQDDRGPVWVFSGQGSQWAGMGADLLATEPVFAATIAAIEPLIAAESGFSVTEAMTAPEVVTGIDRVQPTLFAMQVALAATMKSYGVAPGAVIGHSLGESAAAVVAGALCLEDGVRVICRRSALMTRIAGAGAMASVELPAQQVLSELMARGVNDAVVAVVASPQSTVIGGATQTVRDLVAAWEQRDVLAREVAVDVASHSPQVDPILDELAEALAEISPLQPEIPYYSATSFDPREEPYCDAYYWVDNLRHTVRFAAAVQAALEDGYRVFTELTPHPLLTHAVDQTARSLDMSAAALAGMRREQPLPHGLRALAGDLYAAGAAVDFAVLYPTGRLINAPLPTWNHRRLLLDDTTRRIAHANTVAVHPLLGSHVRLPEEPERHVWQGEVGTVTQPWLADHQIHGAAALPGAAYCEMALAAARAVLGEASEVRDIRFEQMLLLDDETPIGVTATVEAPGVVPLTVETSHDGRYTRQLAAVLHVVREADDAPDQPPQKNIAELLASHPHKVDGAEVRQWLDKRGHRLGPAFAGLVDAYIAEGAGDTVLAEVNLPGPLRSQVKAYGVHPVLLDACFQSVAAHPAVQGMADGGLLLPLGVRRLRSYGSARHARYCCTTVTACGVGVEADLDVLDEHGAVVLAVRGLQLGTGASQASERARVLGERLLSIEWHERELPENSHAEPGAWLLISTCDATDLVAAQLTDALKVHDAQCTTMSWPQRADHAAQAARLRDQLGTGGFTGVFVLTAPQTGDPDAESPVRGGELVKHVVRIAREIPEITAQEPRLYVLTHNAQAVLSGDRPNLEQGGMRGLLRVIGAEHPHLKASYVDVDEQTGAESVARQLLAASGEDETAWRNDQWYTARLCPAPLRPEERQTTVVDHAEAGMRLQIRTPGDLQTLEFAAFDRVPPGPGEIEVAVTASSINFADVLVTFGRYQTLDGRQPQLGTDFAGVVSAVGPGVSELKVGDRVGGMSPNGCWATFVTCDARLATRLPEGLTDAQAAAVTTASATAWYGLQDLARIKAGDKVLIHSATGGVGQAAIAIARAAGAQIYATAGNEKRRDLLRDMGIEHVYDSRSVEFAEQIRRDTAGYGVDIVLNSVTGAAQLAGLKLLALGGRFIEIGKRDIYSNTRLELLPFRRNLAFYGLDLGLMSVSHPAAVRELLSTVYRLTVEGVLPMPQSTHYPLAEAATAIRVMGAAEHTGKLILDVPHAGRSSVVLPPEQARVFRSDGSYIITGGLGGLGLFLAEKMANAGAGRIVLSSRSQPSQKALETIELVRAIGSDVVVECGDIAQPDTADRLVTAATATGLPLRGVLHAAAVVEDATLANITDELIERDWAPKAYGAWQLHRATADQPLDWFCSFSSAAALVGSPGQGAYAAANSWLDTFTHWRRAQDLPATSIAWGAWGQIGRAIAFAEQTGDAIAPEEGAYAFETLLRHNRAYSGYAPVIGSPWLTAFAQHSPFAEKFQSLGQNRSGTSKFLAELVDLPREEWPDRLRRLLSKQVGLILRRTIDTDRLLSEYGLDSLSSQELRARVEAETGIRISATEINTTVRGLADLMCDKLAADRDAPAPA
- the papA4 gene encoding polyketide synthase associated protein PapA → MTQLPQPTWRWWQQRETEQVQSSHIDGEIVGALIPDLAVLHSEDASRAAVGREKHRCSLDPLGGGFRSRRASMPAGALLLSAVIAIQLDRMNARVFGDGWIGAQACMWVNKFHEESTVTALSPSSPIAQGSIARHPETMQSAYVRIAEGGSRDVAPAAQLQRRRP
- the fadD24 gene encoding fatty-acid--CoA ligase FadD24 (fatty-acid-AMP synthetase (fatty-acid-AMP synthase)) translates to MVASSIPTALRERASVHPNGAAITYIDYEQDWAGVAETLTWSQLYRRMLNVAEPLRHVGATGDRAVILAPQGIEYVVGFLGALQAGRIAVPLPVPHAGAHDERTISVLSDTSPAVILTTSGAVDDVRECAQPQPGQSAPSIVELDLLDLDSRQRSRSPGARPTGRDTPETAYLQYTSGSTRTPAGVMVSNKNVFANFEQIVADFFAPEGGVVPPDLTVVSWLPLYHDMGLLLGAIMPILAGVPTVLTSPVGFLQRPARWIQLLARNGRTISAGPNFAFELAVRKTSDDDMDGLDLAGVHTILNGSERVHPATLKRFAERFGRFNFAAAALRPAYGMAEATVYIATRNVNEPPEIVDFESEKLPAGQAIRCPSGSGTPLVSYGVPRSQLVRIVDPDTCIECPQGSVGEIWVQGGNVASGYWHKPEESKRTFGARIVTPSAGTPEAPWLRTGDSGFVSGGELFIIGRIKDLLIVYGRNHAPDDIEATIQEITSGRCAAIAVPDHGTEKLVAIIELKKRGDSDEDVADRLRIVKRDVAAAIFDSHGLSVADLVLVSPGSIPITTSGKIRRAQCVQLYRRREFTRLDA
- the adh gene encoding alcohol dehydrogenase; protein product: MSDGAVVRALVLEAPRRLVVRQYRLPRIGDDDALVRVEACGLCGTDHEQYTGELAGGFAFVPGHETVGTIAAIGPRAEQRWGVSAGDRVAVEVFQSCRQCANCRGGEYRRCVRHGLADMYGFIPVDREPGLWGGYAEYQYLAPDSMVLRVAGDLSPEVATLFNPLGAGIRWGVTIPETKPGDVVAVLGPGIRGLCAAAAAKGAGAGFVMVTGLGPRDADRLALAAQFGADLAVDVAIDDPVAALTEQTGGLADVVVDVTAKAPAAFAQAIALARPAGTVVVAGTRGVGSGAPGFSPDVVVFKELRVLGALGVDATAYRAALDLLVSGRYPFASLPRRCVRLEGAEDLLATMAGERDGVPPIHGVLTP
- a CDS encoding monooxygenase; the encoded protein is MRTRVAELLGAEFPICAFSHCRDVVAAVSNAGGFGILGAVAHSPKRLESELTWIEEHTGGKPYGVDVLLPPKYIGAEQGGIDAQQARELIPEGHRTFVDDLLVRYGIPAVTDRQRSSSAGGLHISPKGYQPLLDVAFAHDIRLIASALGPPPPDLVERAHNHDVLVAALAGTAQHARRHAAAGVDLIVAQGTEAGGHTGEVATMVLVPEVVDAVSPTPVLAAGGIARGRQIAAALALGAEGVWCGSVWLTTEEAETPPVVKDKFLAATSSDTVRSRSLTGKPARMLRTAWTDEWDRPDSPDPLGMPLQSALVSDPQLRINQAAGQPGAKARELATYFVGQVVGSLDRVRSARSVVLDMVEEFIDTVGQLQGLVQR